In Paenibacillus guangzhouensis, a single window of DNA contains:
- the thiD gene encoding bifunctional hydroxymethylpyrimidine kinase/phosphomethylpyrimidine kinase, whose translation MKNRFTKHSPIAKALTIAGSDSGGGAGIQADLKTFQELQVYGMTAITAITAQNTLGVQAVYPMSPDAVRQQIESVGTDLGVDAVKTGMLFDSEIIRVVAEQIRKFDWKHVVVDPVMIAKGGSELLRSEAVRALQADLIPLSYVITPNIPEAETLTGLSIHNMEQRKDACKALIQMGTRHVVLKGGHDASSGSQVVDLFYDGSNFTEVASHRVDTRHTHGTGCTFAAALTAELAKGTDLLHAVSVAKFFIQAAIVHSFGIGQGQGPTNHFAFGELVRA comes from the coding sequence ATGAAAAATCGATTCACTAAGCATTCACCCATCGCAAAAGCATTAACGATCGCAGGTTCGGACAGCGGCGGTGGAGCGGGCATTCAGGCTGACCTCAAGACGTTCCAAGAGCTGCAGGTGTATGGGATGACTGCGATAACGGCGATTACAGCCCAGAACACGCTTGGCGTGCAAGCGGTCTATCCGATGTCTCCCGATGCGGTTCGACAGCAGATCGAATCGGTAGGCACGGATCTAGGTGTCGATGCGGTGAAGACGGGCATGCTATTCGATTCAGAGATCATTCGCGTGGTTGCGGAGCAGATTCGCAAATTTGACTGGAAGCATGTGGTCGTAGATCCGGTCATGATTGCGAAAGGCGGTTCTGAGCTGCTGCGAAGTGAGGCCGTACGTGCACTCCAAGCAGATCTGATCCCGCTCTCCTATGTCATTACTCCCAATATCCCGGAGGCGGAGACGTTAACGGGGCTATCGATTCACAACATGGAGCAGCGTAAAGATGCCTGTAAAGCCTTGATTCAAATGGGGACACGTCACGTTGTACTAAAAGGCGGACACGATGCGTCAAGCGGCAGTCAGGTCGTAGATCTGTTCTATGATGGCTCGAACTTCACAGAAGTCGCTTCTCACCGTGTGGATACGCGCCATACCCATGGGACGGGTTGTACCTTCGCAGCAGCCTTAACAGCGGAACTAGCCAAAGGGACAGATCTACTGCATGCCGTCTCCGTCGCTAAATTTTTCATTCAAGCCGCCATTGTGCATTCTTTCGGGATTGGCCAAGGGCAGGGACCGACGAATCATTTCGCTTTCGGAGAGTTGGTGCGTGCATGA